The following are from one region of the Nicotiana tomentosiformis chromosome 7, ASM39032v3, whole genome shotgun sequence genome:
- the LOC104103329 gene encoding uncharacterized protein encodes MAELKRKNRGGGSRQNKGRKDFKKRKQNSHEGKDGRRKGPRLPNAMLKELQLPKRSNEYSDEDIASDDEAVNDFYEYEEGVAEEESKKNKRFDPVENFQYELPDDFEDENVSSDEGDGDEDEDGRRGDDDDEEDDERHSRLLQEITGLPPDAFDGKKKKNDVIISEAYPESEYNPSRDILDGDGRISVQDLLGPLQGKSGYSKVRKSMSRMEKKSIPMHAPLPKPDQQRLERKVAYDFSKKDVTKWEPHVKRNREATTIYFDEDRDVGFSTVGAIAAEFEPRTDFEKEIASLVNDNEIVEAHKKDGARLLELNKISVEDVRDRQDQLAKMRSLLFRHEMKAKRVKKIKSKVYHRLLKKDRLKQAGTAVETDPEAAKEQAMKQEFKRAEERMTLKHKNSSKWAKRILQRGLDVQDDGTRAAITEQLNQHALLTRKANSMKESSSSEESSDDEDLDETSDGSDQDAAIKLLKKAKDKTFEVLEGDEELPASGVLSLPFMVRGLKRRKEAADEEAKLALKEYESSLKEFEEKNEPKTQGTNILSGRRVFGAQKMQQLEPKKKVTSDNYYGDSDSEGERDARETGITAREENNFPEREVHFDPSSLREESEIGHDSLFKSFEDVAREPCSKTSYEVSIFADDSWKKMNDSSIKGKQAKSANAKSAMALQITEPVASEPDGKEFDEDSDTDSGGEMVDGILSSGTKSTYEIPSQEELIRRAFAGDDVEDDFEREKQDALNEEVPEPEKPLLLPGWGQWTNIQKKRGPPSWMLEEHDNAKKKREEALKKRKDANLNHVIISEKRDKKADKLHTPTLPYPFTSQEVFEQSIRMPIGPEFNPVTTVGALTRPEVVKRNGIIIKPIKFEEVDPHGRSEDHKRGGMQKKKGGKSKGNKATKKKTV; translated from the exons ATGGCGGAGTTGAAGAGGAAAAACAGAGGAGGAGGGAGCAGACAAAACAAAGGTCGAAAAGATTTTAAGAAGAGAAAACAAAATTCACATGAAGGCAAAGATGGTAGAAGAAAAGGTCCGCGTTTGCCTAATGCTATGTTAAAGGAGCTTCAATTACCTAAAAGGTCCAATGAATACTCCGATGAAGACATTGCTTCTGATGATGAAGCTGTTAATGATTTTTATGAATATGAAGAAGGGGTTGCTGAAGAAGAATCCAAGAAAAATAAACGATTTGACCCTGTTGAAAATTTCCAGTATGAGCTTCCTGATGATTTTGAG GATGAAAATGTATCATCAGACGAAGGAGATGGTGATGAAGACGAGGATGGTCGGAGaggagatgatgatgatgaagaggaCGATGAAAGGCATTCACGATTGTTGCAGGAAATCACTGGACTTCCCCCTGATGCTTTTGATG gcaagaagaagaaaaatgatgTTATTATATCTGAGGCATATCCTGAGTCTGAATATAATCCCAGTCGTGATATTCTGGATGGAGATGGCCGCATTAGCGTCCAGGATCTTCTCGGCCCTCTCCAGGGGAAGTCTGGCTATAGCAAAGTTAGAAAGAGCATGAGTCGGATGGAGAAGAAGTCCATACCCATGCATGCACCTCTTCCGAAACCAGATCAACAGAGATTGGAAAGAAAGGTAGCTTATGATTTTAGCAAGAAGGATGTTACGAAATGGGAACCTCATGTCAAAAGAAACAGAGAAGCAACAACTATCTATTTTGACGAAGATAGGGACGTGGGATTTTCTACTGTAGGAGCTATAGCTGCTGAATTTGAACCACGAACTGATTTTGAGAAAGAAATTGCTTCTCTTGTTAATGACAATGAGATCGTTGAAGCTCATAAAAAAGATGGTGCAAGGCTTCTTGAACTGAATAAG ATATCTGTAGAAGATGTGAGGGACCGCCAAGACCAGCTTGCTAAGATGCGTAGCCTTCTTTTCCGTCATGAAATGAAGGCAAAACGAGTCAAGAAGATAAAATCAAAAGTGTATCATCGTTTGCTGAAAAAAGATAGATTGAAACAAGCAGGTACTGCAGTTGAAACTGACCCAGAAGCAGCCAAAGAGCAGGCAATGAAACAAGAATTCAAAAGGGCAGAG GAACGCATGACTCTGAAGCACAAGAACAGCTCCAAGTGGGCAAAGCGCATCTTACAACGTGGCTTGGATGTGCAAGACGATGGAACTCGAGCCGCTATTACTGAACAACTGAATCAACATGCCCTTTTGACAAGAAAAGCAAATAGCATGAAAGAGAGTAGTAGTAGTGAAGAAAGCAGTGATGATGAAGACCTTGATGAGACTTCTGATGGATCAGATCAGGATGCTGCAATAAAACTGTTGAAGAAAGCGAAGGACAAGACCTTTGAAGTTTTAGAAGGGGATGAAGAGTTGCCAGCGTCAGGAGTGCTTTCTTTACCTTTCATG GTCCGTGGATTGAAAAGAAGGAAAGAAGCGGCCGATGAAGAAGCAAAGCTTGCTCTAAAAGAGTACGAGTCATCATTGAAGGAATTCGAAGAGAAGAACGAGCCAAAAACTCAAGGAACAAATATTTTGAGTGGTAGGAGAGTTTTTGGAGCTCAAAAAATGCAGCAACTCGAACCCAAAAAGAAAGTGACATCAGACAACTACTATGGTGACAGTGATAGTGAAGGTGAGAGAGATGCCAGAGAAACTGGCATTACTGCTCGTGAAGAAAATAATTTTCCTGAGAGGGAAGTTCATTTTGATCCCAGTTCACTTCGTGAAGAGTCTGAGATTGGTCATGATTCCCTGTTTAAG AGTTTTGAGGACGTTGCGAGAGAACCATGCTCAAAGACATCATACGAAGTTTCCATTTTTGCAGATGACTCTTGGAAAAAG ATGAATGATTCTTCAATTAAAGGGAAGCAGGCAAAATCTGCAAATGCAAAAAGTGCGATGGCTTTACAGATCACAGAACCTGTTGCGAGTGAACCTGATGGAAAG GAATTTGATGAGGATAGTGATACAGATAGTGGAGGAGAAATGGTTGATGGGATTTTATCTTCTGGGACTAAGTCCACATATGAAATCCCATCTCAGGAAGAACTTATTCGGCGTGCTTTTGCTGGTGATGATGTTGAAGACGACTttgagagagaaaaacaagatgCCTTGAATGAGGAAGTTCCCGAGCCTGAAAAACCCCTTTTACTGCCTGGTTGGGGCCAATGGACCAATATACAAAAGAAGAGAGGTCCGCCTTCTTGGATGCTTGAAGAACATGATAATgccaaaaagaaaagagaagaagctctcaagaagagaaaagatgcaaatttgaatcatgttattatctccGAAAAGAGGGACAAGAAG GCTGACAAGTTACACACGCCGACATTACCTTATCCATTTACTTCCCAAGAAGTTTTTGAGCAGAGCATTCGGATGCCTATTGGACCTGAATTCAACCCCGTAACAACAGTTGGAGCTCTTACTCGGCCCGAG GTGGTAAAGAGGAATGGTATTATCATAAAGCCTATCAAATTCGAGGAAGTTGATCCCCATGGAAGATCGGAGGACCACAAACGTGGTGGTATGCAGAAAAAGAAGGGTGGTAAAAGTAAGGGTAACAAAGCCACGAAAAAGAAAACCGTGTAG